The Arachis duranensis cultivar V14167 chromosome 9, aradu.V14167.gnm2.J7QH, whole genome shotgun sequence genomic sequence AGAAAACAGTAATAGGCATGGCCAGCTagcctttcaagcatttggtcaATGAAAGGTAGAGGGAAGTGATCTTttcgtgtggcatcattcaacctcctataatcaatgcacatcctccaccctgtcACTATTCTTATTGGAATGAGCTCATTATTCTCATTGACAATGAccgtcatgccacctttcttaggcaCTACTTGCACTGGGCTATCCCATGGGCTGTCAGAGATAGGGTAAATGATCCCAACTTTACATAGCTTCAACACTTTCTTTTGAACAACCTCTTTCATGGTGGGATTCAACCTTCTCTGGGGTTGTACCACTGGTTTAGAATTCTCTTCCAAGAGtattttgtgcatgcatatggcagggcttatgcctttcaagtcatcaatggtccacCCCAATGCATCCTTGTGAGTTCTCAATACTACAGgagtttttcttcttcctctgcacTCAATGTAgagttgatgatcactgggaaaTTGTCCTTCTCaccaaggaatgcatatttaaGATGAGGGGGTAGTGGTTTCAACTCTTGTTGTGGTGCCTCTTCTTTCTTAGTTGCACTTGGTTCTCCTAGTACTTGCATTTCTTCCACCTCTTGCTCTTGTATGTCTTGGTCTTCCTCCTGATTCACTTGATGGTTTACTTCAAATACTTCTTCAACCAAGGAATCTACCACATCAATCCTCATACAAGTCTCTTTTTTAGCAGGGTATTGCATTGCCTTGAAGACATTTATGGTCATTTGCTCATCATGTACTCTGAAGATCATCTCCCCCTTTTCCACGTCAATGATTgttctagcagtggccaaaaagggtctaccaagaatAATTGAATTATTCTTCTCTTCATCCATATCTAGGACCACAAAGTCGGCTGGGAATATAAAATTTCCTACTTTCACCAAGAGATTTTTTACTACTCCATTTGGTATTTTGATGGATCTGTCAGCAAGCTGGAGTGACATCCTTGTGGGTTTAAGCTCTTCTATTATCATTTTCTTCATCATGGTaagaggcattaagttgatgcttgttTCCAAGTCACATAGTGATTTGTCAATGGCCATGTTCACAATTGTGCATGGTATGAGGAAGTTGCCTGGATCTTTGAGCTTTGGTGGAAGTCCCTTTTGAATAATGGCACTGCACTTTTGAGTAAgaattgatgacaagtcatcatatgctaTCTTtgcaagcatttttcacttgtttcattaggttttatacactttctagctttgtaagtaagtaatttggagtggaattgcatggtttctttgaatcaatcaaccacccttTAATTGGCACagaatcatgaggtttaagctaaaattaattggtttttaagttttgatttcttgtaggtgaagaaaagaaataaaataagaaaaacgtGGCCTAAGGAACGTGCTCAAAGGAAACAAAAAGTGTAGCCAAAGGAAAGGAGAAGCATGGCGCAACAAAGGGGCACAAGACAGGGAGAACAAAGCTCTCCACAGCGCTACAAGCAAGGAGGAAGCAAGGCAAACTTCAAAGCtcagctcttgccaagagctttgccaagagctttatcgGGCACGCTTCAAAGAAAATCAAGGAAGAAAAGCTTGCCAATGCACTCACCAAAGTTTGAACTCAAGACCAAAGGGGGAGGGGGCAGGGCTACCTCACAAgaaaaataagccaaaattgGCTTGTTTTCACTCCATGGAATTTGAACTAGGGGCCTCAAGGAAGTAAGAGAGAGTGcgctactttggtgccaagaaatgGAAGCCAAGCAATGCTCTCCCTGGGTGTCGAACGGTAAACCTCCCTAAGGACAAGAGGCAAGcaaagctcttgccaagagcttagAGCTCTTGCAAAGAGCTTTACTTCCTTGTAACAAGAAAAAAGGCGTGCAACAATTGGCAAGGCAAGGCACCAAGCTCGGTTCTTGGTGACACCCGAGCTTTGCCCTGGGAGCAACCTccatgggccaaaaattcatcaaaaatccaatttaattcatttcttcaccaaattttAGAGCCCACCCAAATTCTTAGATCCAAATTAGGAAGTGTATAAATAAGTGTTAGTTAGATGTAGAGAggaattttagtttttttcttcttttatttttttctttctgatTTACATTTGGAGaactttttcattttacttctgctttgaattttaattttctctgaACTTTGGCttgaattgggaaggagaattgagttctcttcctctgggtattcttgttttcttttctgcaaAGCTTtgcttgagtcttgggtgttgagaattgagaaaattctgtctcaatctcaccttgagatctctttgTTCCTTTCTCTGCATAATTCAAGATTTGGTGATTTGATTTCAAGTTTCTTTACtgttttgatctttaatttgtttgcaattgttctttgagttggatcaaggaaggcagtgagatctagacttggttttctagtctcttgaccCCTGAGATCtgcattttcattttagtt encodes the following:
- the LOC107465761 gene encoding uncharacterized protein LOC107465761 → MLAKIAYDDLSSILTQKCSAIIQKGLPPKLKDPGNFLIPCTIVNMAIDKSLCDLETSINLMPLTMMKKMIIEELKPTRMSLQLADRSIKIPNGVVKNLLVKVGNFIFPADFVVLDMDEEKNNSIILGRPFLATARTIIDVEKGEMIFRVHDEQMTINVFKAMQYPAKKETCMRIDVVDSLVEEVFEVNHQVNQEEDQDIQEQEVEEMQVLGEPSATKKEEAPQQELKPLPPHLKYAFLGEKDNFPVIINSTLSAEEEEKLL